The Crassaminicella indica genomic interval AGCTTCAATCATTTTTTTGATATCTTCTACAGGAACAGCATCTTCTTTAAATCTTCTAACGCTATGTCTTTTGTAAATAAATTCTAAGTTACTCAAAAGATCATCCTCCTTAACTTTTTTACATTTGATATTATATATGATTTGTAAAAACAGTTCAATTTAATTTAGCTTTTGTTAAGAAAATCTTTCTAATTTAGGGTATAATATTTAAGTAATTTCATGTTAAAGTAGGTGAATAAATGGCGATATATGTGATTGGTGATTTGCATCTTAGCTTTGGTGTAGATAAGCCAATGGATATTTTTGGTGCTCATTGGGTAAACCATCATGAAAAAATTAGAAAAAACTGGATAAATTTAATAAATCATAATGATTTAGTATTAATTCCTGGTGATACTTCTTGGGCTATGAATTTAGACGAGGCAATGGTTGATTTAGAATGGGTGCATTCTCTTCCAGGACAAAAAATATTAATTAGAGGAAATCATGACTATTGGTGGAGTTCTGTCACAAAGATGAATAGATTGTTTGAAGATATAAAGTTTTTGCAAAATAATTATTTTATATATGAAAATTATGCTATATGTGGCACAAGAGGATGGATATGCCCAAATGATTATAAATTTACTGAACATGATAAAAAAATATATGAAAGAGAGCTGCATAGATTGAAATTATCAATAGAAGCTGCTGTAAAGGATGGATATAAGGAGCTATTAGTTATGACTCACTATCCACCTACTAATGATAAATTGCAGCCTTCTGAATTTACTAAAATATATGAAGCTTATGGAGTCAAGAAAGTAATCTATGGACACCTTCATGGAAAAGAATCTTTTGATGGTGGACTGCAAGGTGAGAAAAATGGTGTTTATTATTATTTAACATCTTGTGATGCATTGGAGTTTAAACCATTAAAAATTTTAGATTGATCAGTCATTTATTATTAGGGCTAATAATGATAATGCTCTGCATATGTTATAATATGAGGAAAACATATTTTATGACAGAGGTGGAATATGGTGAAAAATAAGAAATATAATAAAGGAATATTGGTAAGAACCTGTAAAAGATGCAAAAAAATTATTGATGAAAGATCATTATATGATTATTGTCCAGAATGCTTTAGAAAGATTGAAGAAATTTTTGATAAAATTGAGGAATATTTAAAAGAATACCCTGGAGCAACTGCTTTTGAAATTGAACAAGAAACAGGAGTTCCATATCATATTATAAATAATTTTGTTAGAGAGGGAAGACTTATTGAGATTCCAAATGAATATTTGAATTTTGAATGTAAAAGATGTGGTTGCTTGCTTCTTTCAGCACATCATAAATATTGTCCTTCATGCAGGAGAGAAATAGAAAAAGAGCTTGAGTCAACGAAAAAACAGTTAAGAAAATCGCTCAATCATGAAAATGCAAAAATGCATATAAAACATGGAGAAGGAAGAAGAAAATAAAACTAAAACGATATCATTTTTTTATTTTCTGCATATCTATTAAGCAGGAGGTGAAAAAATGAGAAGATTTCATAGTTATACAGTAGAAAGTTATTTAGCTTATTTAAGAAATTTGAAATTGAAAAGAAAGATTACAGACATTCATTTGCATCATACGTGGAAGCCTACAAAGAAAACTTATTATTTAGCAAGCAATAAAGAAAAAATTATTTATGGTATGTGGAAATATCATACTCAAACACTGAAATGGCGTGATATTGGGCAGCATGTGAGTGTTTCTCCTGATGGACTTATATGGGATGGAAGAGATG includes:
- a CDS encoding metallophosphoesterase; protein product: MAIYVIGDLHLSFGVDKPMDIFGAHWVNHHEKIRKNWINLINHNDLVLIPGDTSWAMNLDEAMVDLEWVHSLPGQKILIRGNHDYWWSSVTKMNRLFEDIKFLQNNYFIYENYAICGTRGWICPNDYKFTEHDKKIYERELHRLKLSIEAAVKDGYKELLVMTHYPPTNDKLQPSEFTKIYEAYGVKKVIYGHLHGKESFDGGLQGEKNGVYYYLTSCDALEFKPLKILD